GGACGGGTCCTTCAGGGAGTATGCGTTTGTCTCGATATATTTGGCAGTCCCGTCCTTGTCGAAGTGCGTGTGCATCGACCGGTGGTGTTCACCGGTCTCAAAGCACTTTTTCACGGTGCAGTCGCACCCCCCTGCCTTCTCAAAGCAGGGCTGGTCACTATGGTGGGAGACTGCATGACAGTATTTCCCGATGATCGTGTCACAGGACATCTTGACCTGATCGCAGTAGCCCTGATTTGCGGAAAGTATCCGGTAATCCTTTCCGATGACCACGACACCCTCACCGATCCCGTCGAGCACCGCTTTACGGAAGGCTTCCGACTCCCTCAGGTTCTTATCAGCTTCCTTTCTTTTTGCCGTCATGCTGTCAAATGATTCCGCGACCTCCTGGAGTTCGTCGTGGCCGGTCAAGGTAAGGGTGGCGGAGAGGTTGCCCTGCTCTATTTCCTTGAGCCCGGAGACAAGGGACGAAACATTGTCCGTCAACTTTTTTGATACGATAAAAGAAAGGATAAGCGCCATGGCGCTTACACAGAACAGAATGATGAGATACTGCTTGCTGAATGCGTAGGCCTTAAGATAGGCGACTTCTTTGGGCACACCGATGATGACCCTCCAGCTTGTTCTGGAAAGTCCGGCATAACTGTAGAGGCGCTCTATCCCGTCCAGCCCTCTCTCATCTATGCTGCCGTTGGTACCGTCGTGCAAGGGGAGTGAACGTGGTGAGATTTTTTTACAGGGGTCACCGTTTTGCTCCGAGCCGGAGCAGACGAGGACGTTTTCCTTGGCGTCAACTATCGTGATGGATGCTCCCTTCAGGCGGGGCAATGACTTCATGATTCTTTTACGCACCTCGGCGAAGTTCAGGGGCATTCCGATAACACCCACCTGACTGTTTTGGCCGTCGATCACGGGAACGGCGATCATGGCCGAGGATGTTTTGAAGAGTTTCGATATATGCATGTCGCCAACCACGCTCATGCCCTTCCGGGCGTTTATAAACCATTCCTTGTCGTTATAGTTGAGTTTGCGCACACCCGGCGAGTATACGCCGCTTCCGTAATTATTCCCGTCCATGTCCGCGGCAAGGATGTTTAAATGATCCGGATAGGAGGGCAGGAGTTCTTTGAACAACCGGTCGCTGGCGCGGGAGTCTTTGCTGACGACAGCCGGGTGCTTTGCAAGTGACTGGAGCGTCGAAAATGATGAATCTATAAGGTAGTCAAGCTCATCTGCCAGATTTTCAGCAAGGACCAGATTGCCCTCTTTGATGCCCTTTTTCCCATTTTCAATCATTACAGAACTGTGATACATGCCAAAGACAAGCAGGGGTACTAAGATCAGGAGGGCAATGGAGGCAAGTTTGTATTTGATCGGGAATTTCATAATTATTGTCTGGCGATGGCCTTTGAATACGTTTTCTTTTCTCTACCCGAAAGTATACCAAAAGTGTGGTGAACGTGCCAGATTATTCTGACCGTTCTCCGATGCTCCTATTCCGGTTCTAATCCGTCTCGCACGGGGGGGGCTTTATTTTCAGCCTCGCAAGCCGCACGGCTGTAAGTTCGGTCTTTATCGCAAAGTAGGGCAGCGCATGGGCGTCCTTTTTCTTCATTAAAAGCCACTCCTTGCCCGTACTTTTCGGAAGACCCTTCATCTGCGCCAGCACAAAGGCGCCCCTCAGTTTTTTCCCCTTGAGTTCGAAGTGCAGCGTGCCGGTCTTCAGCGCCGTATCCGGATCATCGTCGTCGAACGGAATATATCCTCCCGTGTCCCAGACCACAACCGGCCCTGCGCCGTAGCTGCCCTCGGGAATGATGCCTTCGAAGTCGATATATTCCAGCACATGGTCAGGCACCATGATGGCGAGCCGTTTGTCCGCGGGATTCATGGAGGGGCCCTTGGGGATTGCCCATGACTTCAGCACACCGCCGATCTCCAGGCGGAAGTCGTAATGGAGTCGCGTGGCTTTGTGCTCCTGGACGACGAATCTGAGTGGTTTGAGCGTCATGGCCGGCCCCCTCGCGCCAACAAAACTTCTTGACAAAGATTGCAGCAATCTATAATATTTCAAGTCGCACCGAATGATGCGGAGAATCCACTATCGAAAGTTTACATCACCTGAGGACGGTTTGTCTATGATAAAGCTTTTTAACACACTGAGCGGGAAAAAAGAGGAATTTGTCCCGATCCATCCCGGCAGGATGACCATGTATGCCTGCGGTGTGACGGTATATGATTTTTCCCACCTCGGGCACGCGCGCGGGGCCGTGGCTTTCGACCTGATCCAGCGATACTTCAGGCGCAAGGGCTTCGACGTTACGTACGTGCGGAATTTCACCGATGTCGACGACAAGATCATCAATCGCGCAAAGGAAGAAGGACTTACTGCCGCCGAGGTTGCGCATAAGTACATTGTTGCCTACCAGGAGGACATGGACCGTCTCGGCGTGGGCAGGCCGGACATCGAGCCCAAGGCCACGGAGCATATCACCGAGATGATCGAGGTCATCAAGGGTCTCGTGGAAAAAGAGCACGCCTATGCCATGGACGGCGACGTGTACTTCCGGGTGGCAAGCTTCAAGGAGTACGGCAAGCTCTCAAAACGGAACATCGAGGACCTGAAAGCAGGCGCGCGCGTGGAGGTTGACGAACGCAAACTCGACCCGCTCGATTTCGCTCTCTGGAAGGCGTCGAAGCCGGGCGAACCGGCCTGGGACAGTCCCTGGGGACCGGGCAGGCCGGGATGGCACATCGAGTGCACTGCCATGGGGTTCAAGCACCTGGGCGAGACCTTTGACATCCACGCCGGCGGGAAGGACCTGGTTTTTCCGCATCATGAGAACGAGATCGCGCAGAGCGAGGCGTACTCCGGAAAGAAGTTCGTGAACTACTGGCTCCATAACGGGTTTGTGAACATCAACCAGGAGAAGATGTCCAAGTCGCTCGGCAACTTCTTTACCATCCGGGATATCCTGAATCAGTACGATGCTGAAGTGCTGCGACTGTTCCTGCTTTCCACGCACTATCGCAGTCCCATCGATTTCTCCGATGCGAATTTGAAGGATACGCGCGCAGGGCTCGACCGGTATTATACGATGAAGGAAGGGATCCTGAAATTTCTCGCCGGAAAGAAACATCCTTCGATCAAGCCCGAGGACATCATCGAGGTCGCGGACCGGCCTCTTTATGCAAAAATCCAGAACCTGCCCAAGGCCTTTGAAGAGGCCATGGATGATGACTTCAACACGGCCTTTGCCATCGGGCTTATCTACGACCTGGTCCGCGAGGTGAACAGGGTCCTTGCGGAAGTGGATAAAAAGAACCAGGACGCCGTGATCCTGCTCCTGTCGGCGGCGGCAGCGTCCTTCGAGAATGTGAACAAGACCCTCGGCATCTTTCTCCGCGATCCCGATGAATGGTTCAAGGAGGGAAGGCTCGCTGACAGCAAGGTCTCGCTTTCCGTTGAACGGATCGAGGAACTCATTCACCTGCGGAACGAGGCCCGGGCGCGCAAGGATTGGGCCGAGGCCGATCGGATACGAAAGGCGCTTGAGGACGGCGGAGTGGAGCTTTTCGACCGGTCCGACGGAACGGTGTGGAAACCGAAGTAGGCCGATGGAGCGCCACAGCCCCCATCCCAAATCACCAATAAACTCCCCATAAGCGCAATCACCAGGTCGAAGTTCGTGGGTCGGCTTTGTTACGTCAGGATAGTATTTGGAGTTTGTAATTTGAAATTTGGAGTTTCCCTTTCCTCATGCAAAGAGATAAAATATTCGGCATCAAACCCGTGATCGAGGCGCTCAGGGCTGGAAGGTCTGTCCAGCGCGTTTTGATCGCCGAGCAGAGAAAGTCGGTTCGGGAAGTCCAGGAGATCATACGACTTGCCAGGGGGAGCGGCATCGAGGTAAGGATGACGACCCGCGACGCCTTGAATCGGGAAGCCCCGAATGCCCTGCACCAGGGTGTGCTGGCCGTCGTCGCTGCCCGCGAGTACGCCTCGCTCGATGATATTCTAAAGATCCCGGACCAGAAAAAGCAGCCCCCGCTCTTCCTTGTTCTCGATGGAGTGGAAGACCCGAGAAATCTCGGCGCCATCCTCAGAACAGCCGAAGTTGCCGGTGTTCACGGTGTAATCATCCCCGAGAGAAGATCCGCAGGGCTCACCGAGACAGCTGCCAAGACGGCAGCCGGTGCTGTGGAATACGTTCCGGTGGTCAAGGTCGTGAATATCGTGAACACCCTTGAAGAACTTAAAAAATGCGGCATATGGATTGCCGGCGCAGATGCGGGCGGTGATCTGGTCTATTGGGACGCAGATTTTATCCGTCCAACTGCGATCATACTTGGCGGGGAGGGCAAGGGCATCCGCAGGCTGGTGCGGGAGCATTGTGATTACCTGGTGTCCCTGCCGCTTATGGGGCGGATCAATTCGTTGAATGTATCTGTTGCATCCGGGGCCCTATTGTATGAGGTACTCAGGCAGAGGCGCGGGAAGAACAAATAATGGTTTGCGCAGTGTTTTTTTCACAGCCCGGCTATTTTGACAAAACCCCGATCATTAATCTTTTTGCTTGACAAGATCATCCGCAATCCCTTATAATTCCAATTCTTTGACGCGGGGTTACATTCTCCGTATCACTATCTAACGGTAAGATATAAGATTTACCAAGACGGGCAGGGGCGTGGTGTGTGCAGAAGATTGTGCCACCGTAACTCAGTTGGTAGAGTAGCTGATTTGTAATCAGCCTGTCGGGGGTTCGATTCCCTTCGGTGGCTCCACTTTTCATGCGTTCGTTCACGCGACATCAGGGTTCGTTGTATTCATCGGGGAGGTGCCCGAGTGGCCAAAGGGAACAGACTGTAAATCTGTCGGCGTCAGCCTACGGAGGTTCGAAACCTCCCCTCCCCACCACTTTAATTAAATAAACGCGGATTATTGATTGCGGAGTGCGGATTTAAAATCAGAAATCTGCAATCCAAATTCGAAATAACATGCGGGAATAGCTCAGCTGGCTAGAGCGCAAGCCTTCCAAGCTTGGGGTCGCGGGTTCGAATCCCGTTTCCCGCTCCAGTTTATTAGCTTGGAGTTCGGAGTTGGTAGTTCGGAGAAAGGGATTAGGTTGCCCTTGAGGTTTGCTCCGAACTCCGAACTGTGGGCTCCGAACTGAAATGCCCATGTAGCTCAGTTGGTAGAGCACATCCTTGGTAAGGATGAGGTCAGCGGTTCGATCCCGCTCATGGGCTCCAGTAAAAACACTTTGTGCATAACCGGTTTCTATCGATCTTTAATCTTTTTACGGAGGGATGTATGGCAAAGGCAAAGTTTGAGAGGACAAAACCGCATGTGAACGTGGGCACGATCGGCCATGTGGACCACGGCAAGACGACCTTGACGGCGGCCATTACGAAGGTGCTGTCGTTCAAGAACTTCGCTACGTTTGTTTCCTACGACAACATCGACAAGGCCCCGGAAGAACGTGAGCGCGGCATCACGATCGCCACGGCGCACGTGGAATACCAGACGGAAAATCGCCACTATGCGCATGTTGACTGTCCCGGACATGCCGACTACATTAAGAACATGATCACGGGCGCGGCCCAGATGGACGGCGCCATTCTCGTGGTTTCCGCGGCAGACGGCCCTATGCCCCAGACCCGCGAGCACATCCTGCTCGCCCGTCAGGTCGGCGTGCCCTATATCGTGGTCTACATGAATAAGGTGGACATGGTGGACGATCCCGAGCTCATCGAGCTGGTGGAACTCGAGATCCGTGAGCTTCTGACCAAATACCAGTTTCCCGGGGACAAGACCCCGATCGTCAAAGGGAGCGCCTTAAAGGCCCTCCAGAGCGAGAGCAAGGACTTCAACGCACCCGAGTACAAGAGCATCCTGGAGCTTATGGCGGCAGTTGACAGTTATATTCCCACGCCCAAGCGCGAAAAGGACAAGCCCTATCTCATGCCGGTGGAAGACGTATTCTCCATCGCCGGTCGCGGAACAGTGGTCACGGGCAGGATCGAGCGCGGTGTCGTGAAAGTAGGCGAGGACATCGAGATCGTGGGGATCAAGCCCACGCAGAAGACCGTGGTCACGGGCGTCGAGATGTTCCGGAAGCTTCTGGACCAGGGCGAAGCCGGCGACAACGTCGGTGTTCTGCTCCGCGGCATCAAGAAAGAAGATGTGGAGCGCGGCATGGTCCTGGCGAAGCCGGGAAGCATCACTCCGCACACCAAGTTCAAGGCCGAGGCCTATGTTCTGACGAAGGAAGAAGGCGGCCGCCACACCCCGTTCTTCAAGGGGTACCGTCCCCAGTTCTACTTCCGGACCACGGACGTGACGGGCGTGGTGACGCTTGCCGAAGGCGTGGAGATGGTGATGCCGGGTGACAACATGACCTGCAGCGTTGAACTGATCACCCCGATCGCCATGGACAAGGGGCTGCGTTTTGCCATCCGCGAGGGCGGCAGGACCGTGGGCGCAGGGGTCATTACCGAAGTGATCGCGTAAAGCGAGGGACGAGGGACGAGGGACGAAAAATCGTCCGTCGTCCAAGTGAGCGAAGCGAACGGTCGTCCATCGTCCGTCGTAATATTACACAAGAGTGAGGCAATAGACAATGCGGGAAATCATTTTACTTGCTTGCGGTGAGTGCAAGCGGAAAAACTATTCAACGACCAAGAATAAGAGGAACACTCCTGACAAGCTGAACCTGGACAAGTACTGCCGGTTCTGCCGCAAGCACACAACGCATAAGGAAACCAAAGCGTAACCTGGTCGCACCGGGAAGCTGCTGAGTAGGACACAGGCCAGTAGCTCTAATGGTAGAGCTCCGGACTCCAAATCCGGCTGCTGGGGGTTCGAGTCCCTCCTGGCCTGCCATATCCCCTTGTGGAGAAAGAGGCCTATTTCATGTTCAAAAAGATCGCGGTATTCTTCGAAGAAGTAAAGCTGGAACTCAAGAAAGTTGTGTTCCCGACAAAAAAGGAGGTCATAGGTTCTACCTGGGTGGTGATCACTACCGTGCTCATCGCCGCCTTTTTCCTGGGCTTGGTAGATTTGGGGTTGGGAAAATTAATGACCCTAGCCTTTAAGTAAGCACAATTATGCCTATGAACTGGTATGTGATCCATACGTATGCGGGTTTTGAGAACAAGGTGAAGGCCACCATCCTTGAGACCGTTTCCAAACTCGCGCTGCAGGAAAAGATAGGACAGATCCTCGTCCCGACCGAAGAGGTCCTTTCCATCAAGGGGGGGAAAAAGCGCAAGTCTCAGCGGAAGTTTTTCCCCGGATATATTCTCGTCGAAATGGAGATGGACGACAATACGTGGCATATTGTGAAAGATACACCCAAGGTCACGGGTTTTGTCGGAGGAAGTACGAACCCGACACCGCTCTCCGATGAAGAGGTGAAGGCCATCCTCAAACAGGCGGAAGAGGGCGCCGTTGCCCAGACCCAGCCCAAGCAAGCGTATCAGAAGGGCGATCGGGTCAGAGTGATCGACGGGCCGTTCAACAGCTTTATCGGCTCGGTGGAAGACGTGAACCCGGCTCATGGACGGCTCCGGGTAATGGTGAGCATCTTCGGACGTTCGACGCCGGTGGAACTGGAATTCTTGCAGGTTGAGCGGGAGAAGGACAAATAAATTGCAAAATGTAAATTGCAATAATGAAAAATTAACGTAGGAGTTTATCAATGGCAAAAGAGATTACAGGAAAAATCAAGCTTCAGGTCCCGGCAGGAAAGGCCAATCCGGCACCGCCGGTGGGACCCGCGCTCGGTCAGCACGGCGTGAATATCATGGAGTTCTGCAAGCAATTTAACGCGAAGACCCAGAAGTTGGGAGAGACGATCGTTCCTGTCATTATCACGGTCTATTCCGACAGGTCCTTCACCTTTATTACCAAGACCCCTCCGGCCGCGGAACTTCTGAAAAAGGCCGCCGGCATTGTAAAGGGTTCCGGCGTACCGAACAAGGACAAGGTCGGCAAGGTGACCCGCGCGCAGATCAAGGAGATAGCCCAGACGAAGATGCCGGACCTCAATGCGGCAAGCGTCGAATCAGCCATGCGCATGATCGAGGGCTCGGCGAAGAGCATGGGGTTGGAAGTAATAGATTAAGTTCGGAGTGTGGAGATCGGAGTGCGGAATGAACAGCCAGGTAAATTCGCATCCGATACTTCGCAATCTTTGTTCATATTGCGGGAGGTCACGCCGAGGCGTGACCGTTAATACCGCGAGGAGGAACCATGGCAGGGAAAAAATTCAAGGCAGTAGCGGCACTGGTGGACAAGACGAAGTCGTATGGTATCGAAGAGGCTGTAGGGCTTGCCAAGAAAACGGCACGGACCAAGTTTGATGAGACCGTTGATCTGGCCGTGAACCTCGGCGTCGACCCTAAACAGGCAGATCAGATGGTGCGGGGTACGGTTGTTCTCCCGCACGGCACCGGGAAAAAGGTCAAGATCCTCGTCTTCGCCAAGGGCGAAAAGGAAAAAGAGGCGAGGGACGCCGGCGCTGATTACGTGGGTTCCGAGGACCTCGCCGAGAAAATACAGAAGGAAGGCTGGACCGATTTTGATACGGTTGTGGCAACGCCGGATATCATGGGCCTTGTTGGCAAACTCGGGAAGGTGCTCGGTCCCCGTGGATTGATGCCGAACCCCAAGACCGGCACGGTCACCTTTGACGTGGCAAGGGCCATTAAAGAGATCAGAGCCGGCAAGGTGGAGTATCGAGTGGAGAAGGCGGGCATTGTGCATGTGCCGGTGGGTAAGGCATCCTTTGACGAGAACAAGCTGGCGGACAATGCGAAAGCAGTTCTTGAGTCCATCCTGAAAGCAAAGCCTGCCTCGAGCAAAGGCAAGTATCTGAAGAACGTAACTATTTCTACTACGATGGGTCCCGGCATTAAAATGGACACGGCGCTGATCGAGAAGATAACAAAATAAAGAATCACAAATCCGAAACTCCAGGCGCGACATTCTGAACGTCAGGATTCCGGACAGAGATAATAAATTTTTTGTAGTAACAAAAGGTCGACCCCTGAACAACGAGGGGTGCGGTCCGAGACAGCAGGTACCGAAGGGGACTTATCCATATCCTTTTTGGCTTAATCCCGTACTGGGGCCTGCCGAGACCCGGGTAAAAAGAATGTGCTGGATGCCATCACTTTCTTTTGAGATTCCTGGGCTGGTCATCGGGAATTCTTGAAAGAAAGGAGGATCGTGTGAATAAGCAGGAAAAAAAGGAAGCAATTGATGAGTTGCATGAGAAGTTTGCCCGTGCCAAGACCGCCATCATCACCGGATACAGCGGGATCAACGTGGAGCAGATCACGAACCTTCGTGCGAAGCTGCGCACGTCCAAGGTTGAATACCGGGTCGTAAAAAACACGCTGGCGAGGAAAGCAGTGGAAGGAACCACCCTCGAACCGCTCAAAGACTCTTTTGTCGGTCCCGTGGGCATTGCGCTCGGATTTGATGATGTGGTGGCTCCGGCCAAGGTGCTCTTCGAGTTCAACAAGGTTCAGACAAAGCTTGTGCTCAAGATCGGCGTGCTGGACGGAAAGCTGCTCCAGCTGGCGGACATCAAAGCGCTGGCAACCCTGCCATCGCTCAATGCGCTCCGCGGGAAGATCGTAGGTCTTCTCCAGGCGCCGGCATCGAGGATGGTCGGTGTGCTTGCGGCCCCGGCTGGTCAGCTCGCCAGGGTCATGAAGGCAAAGGCGGACAAGGGTTAATTAGGCTAACAAGTCGGACGGATCGGACAAATCGGACAGATCCGACAGAATATCATAATCTTTCAGGAGGAATAACATGGCGGATTTAGCGAAGATAGTTGATGAATTGAGCGGACTGACCGTTCTTGAAGCTGCGGAATTAAGCAAGATGCTCGAAGAGAAGTGGGGCGTATCAGCGGCAGCGCCCGTGGCAATGGCGGCAGCCGGTGCGCCGGCCGCAGCAGCGGCTGAGGAAAAGACAGCATTCGATGTGGTCCTGGTCGCTGCGGGCGCCCAGAAGATCAACGTGATCAAAGTGGTGCGCGAGCTCACCGGCCTCGGTCTCAAGGAAGCAAAGGACCTGGTTGAAGGCGCTCCCAAGCCGGTGAAGACCGGTGTCACCAAGGAAGAGTCCGAGACCATGAAGAAGAAACTGGCCGAAGCAGGCGCGTCCGTCGAGGTAAAGTAAGACAAGAACAAGCTTCATTTGACAAGTCCTTGCCCTCCGGCATAGGTCCGGAGGGCAAAGGACTTTTTGCGTTTATGGATAGGGCTTGCGGAGCCGAATGAGATTCATGAATACTAGGTAACGTATAAGTGCAAAGTGGAAAATGGAAGGAGCTGTGAGCGGCTCTGCATTTGTCACCGGGTACATTTTTCATTTTGCATTTCAATGCGGTATGAGGGGTGTGATAATGTCAAAGGAAAAAAGAGAGCTTGTCCGCGTACGTAAGGATTTTTCCAAGATCCCCACGATCCTGGAAATTCCCGATCTGATAGAGATCCAAAAACGGTCCTATGATTCCTTTCTTCAGAAAGATACCGCCTCGGATAAGAGAAGGGACATTGGACTCCAGGCGGCGTTCAAGAGCGTTTATCCCATCTACGATTTCAACGAGACCGCGATGGTGGATTACCTCGGCTACTCGCTGGGTGAACCAAAGTACAGCCTCTGGGAGTGCTTGCAGCGTGGCTCTACGTATGCTGCGCCGCTCAAAATCAAGACGCGGCTTGTGTTCTTCGAGAAGGATGAGCAGACCGCTACCAAGCGGGTGAAGGACATTAAAGAGCAGGAAGTATATGTCGGAGACCTCCCGCTCATGACGGAGACCGGAACGTTCATTGTGAACGGGACCGAGCGCGTGGTGGTGAGCCAGCTTCACCGTTCACCCGGCGCATTCTTCACCCATGACAAGGGAAGGACCCATGCGAGCGGCAAGATCCTGTACTCTGCCCGGATCATTCCCTACCGCGGTTCATGGCTCGACTTCGAATTTGATGTCAAAGACATCGTACACGTGAGGATCGACCGGCGCAGGAAGATTCCCGCCACGATCCTGCTCAAGGCATTCGGTTATTCCAACGAAGACCTGCTCCGGATGTACTATCCCATCGAAGACATCAGGATCAAGAAAGAAAGCTTCACGCGAGGGATCCTCGCAGACGCGCTGGTCGGCATGAAGGCCCCCATCACGATCAACGACAAGAACACCCGCGAACAGATCGTCAGGGAAGGCGCCAAGATCACCCGTGTTGCCATCAAGAAGATGGAAGCCGCGGGTATCACCGAGATACCGATTCCGCGCGAGGAACTCATCGACCGTATCGTGCTCCGCGATGTTATCGATCCGGAGACGGGAGAGGTGCTTCTCAACGCGAATGACAAGATTACCGAGGCGTTCCTGGCCCGGATTGTCGCCACGAAGGTGGAAAAGCTGGAAGTGATCTACATGGACGGCATCCACGTGATCGGGGCAATGCGGGACACGCTTCTCTCCGACAAGGTGCAGTCGTCGGACGATGCCCTTCTCGAGATCTACCGGAAAATGCGGCCGGGAGAACCGCCGACGATTGACATGGCGCGGAACCTCTTCTCCGGCATGTTCTTTAATTCCAAGCGATACGACCTCTCGAATGTAGGGAGGCTCAAGCTCAACAAGAAGCTCAAACTCGATATCCCGATCGACAAGACCACCCTCACGGCGCAGGACGTTGTCGAAGTGATCCGCTATCTCGTGAATCTCCGTACCGGCAAAGGAGAGGTGGATGATATCGACCATCTTGGAAACCGCCGGGTGCGGTCCGTGGGCGAGCTCCTCGAGAACCAGATCCGGGTCGGTCTTGCCCGCATGGAACGCGCCATCAAGGAACGGATGAGTCTCCAGGACATCGATACGCTCATGCCGCACGACATCATCAACCCCAAGCCGGTGATCGCGGCTATTAAGGAATTTTTCGGCTCCAGCCAGCTCTCACAGTTCATGGACCAGACCAACCCGCTGGCGGAAATCACGCATAAGCGCAGGCTCTCCGCGCTCGGGCCCGGCGGACTCACGCGCGAGCGCGCGGGATTCGAAGTGCGCGACGTACACACTACCCACTATGGCAGAATCTGCCCGATCGAGACGCCGGAAGGTCCGAACATCGGTCTCATCGTTTCCCTGGCCACCTATGCGCGGGTCAATGATTATGGTTTCATTGAAGCGCCGTATCGGGAGGTGAAGGGCAGTAAGGTGACAGATAAGATCGAGTATCTTTCAGCCGTGGACGGAGAGAACTACGTGATCGCCCAGGCCAACACCCCGTTCGACAGCCGCGGCAAGTTCACCGTGGAAAGCGTGTCTGCGCGTGTAGGCGGCGAGTTCAAGCTGGTGAGCGCAGAGGAAGTGCAGTATATGGACGTGTCGCCGAAACAGATCGTTTCGGTCTCGGCTGCGCTCATCCCCTTTCTCGAGAATGACGATGCGAACCGTGCGCTCATGGGCTCGAACATGCAGCGCCAGGCGGTGCCGCTTCTCCGTCCGCAGGCGCCGGTCGTCGGTACGGGCATGGAGCGGGTCGCAGCCAGGGATTCGGGTGCGATCGTTTCAGCAAAACGCGACGGGTTCGTTGAGGCCGTGGACTCCACCCGCATCACGATCAAGGGCGAGGACGCAAAAGGA
The Nitrospirota bacterium DNA segment above includes these coding regions:
- the rpoB gene encoding DNA-directed RNA polymerase subunit beta, which translates into the protein MSKEKRELVRVRKDFSKIPTILEIPDLIEIQKRSYDSFLQKDTASDKRRDIGLQAAFKSVYPIYDFNETAMVDYLGYSLGEPKYSLWECLQRGSTYAAPLKIKTRLVFFEKDEQTATKRVKDIKEQEVYVGDLPLMTETGTFIVNGTERVVVSQLHRSPGAFFTHDKGRTHASGKILYSARIIPYRGSWLDFEFDVKDIVHVRIDRRRKIPATILLKAFGYSNEDLLRMYYPIEDIRIKKESFTRGILADALVGMKAPITINDKNTREQIVREGAKITRVAIKKMEAAGITEIPIPREELIDRIVLRDVIDPETGEVLLNANDKITEAFLARIVATKVEKLEVIYMDGIHVIGAMRDTLLSDKVQSSDDALLEIYRKMRPGEPPTIDMARNLFSGMFFNSKRYDLSNVGRLKLNKKLKLDIPIDKTTLTAQDVVEVIRYLVNLRTGKGEVDDIDHLGNRRVRSVGELLENQIRVGLARMERAIKERMSLQDIDTLMPHDIINPKPVIAAIKEFFGSSQLSQFMDQTNPLAEITHKRRLSALGPGGLTRERAGFEVRDVHTTHYGRICPIETPEGPNIGLIVSLATYARVNDYGFIEAPYREVKGSKVTDKIEYLSAVDGENYVIAQANTPFDSRGKFTVESVSARVGGEFKLVSAEEVQYMDVSPKQIVSVSAALIPFLENDDANRALMGSNMQRQAVPLLRPQAPVVGTGMERVAARDSGAIVSAKRDGFVEAVDSTRITIKGEDAKGRTVIDTYPLTKFYRSNQNTCMNQKPIVRVGDKAKKGQVIADGPATDLGELALGQNVLVAFMPWSGYNYEDAIIISEKIVREDRYTSIHIEEFEIEARDTKLGKEEITRDIPNLGEETLRNLDENGIIRIGAEVMPGDILIGKVTPKGETQLTPEEKLLRAIFGEKAGDVRDASLYASPGIEGTVIDVKVFSRKGEDKNERLKTQESEEIARLQKEYQDELRAVKEDRYKRIRRILAGKTVADKVVNSKTGKTELAKGKKITVEILDKLPEKDLAKIKVESEDYPAKLQEILDNSENQLNILETIYDEKIGRLKRGDDLPPGVVKLVKVYVAMKRKLSVGDKMAGRHGNKGVVSRIVPEEDMPCLPDGTPVEIVLNPLGVPSRMNVGQILETHLGWAAKALGLHVATPVFDGASEDRVRSLLKEAKLPITGQSILYDGRTGEPFNRPVTVGYMYMLKLHHLVDDKLHARSIGPYSLVTQQPLGGKAQFGGQRLGEMEVWALQAYGAAYCLQEFLTVKSDDVSGRAKIYEAIVKGENTLEPGLPESFYVLIKELQSLCLDVELIERKNERERVIGLEKISSAR